The following proteins are encoded in a genomic region of Gossypium hirsutum isolate 1008001.06 chromosome D05, Gossypium_hirsutum_v2.1, whole genome shotgun sequence:
- the LOC107906994 gene encoding uncharacterized protein isoform X2: MALTFKLAQLQSKATRASQLVSKHAPLYYKQLLEQNKHYIQDPPTVEKCNLLSKQLFYTRLASIPSRYGAFQKEMDYVKLMWKKRNEWKIEDAGIATLFGLECFAWYCTGEIVGRGFTFTGYYI, encoded by the exons ATGGCGTTGACATTCAAGTTAGCTCAGTTGCAGTCCAAGGCAACTCGAGCATCCCAGTTGGTATCAAAGCATGCTCCTCTGTACTACAAGCAGCTACTTGAGCAGAATAAACACTACATTCAGGACCCACCCACTGTTGAGAAATGTAACCTTTTGTCAAAGCAATTATTTTACACTCGTCTAGCCAG CATTCCTAGCCGATACGGGGCATTCCAGAAGGAGATGGATTATGTGAAGCTAATGTGGAAGAAAAGGAATGAATGGAAGATTGAAGATGCAGGAATTGCTACGCTGTTCGGGTTAGAATGTTTTGCTTGGTATTGTACAGGAGAGATTGTTGGTCGAGGTTTCACCTTCACCGGCTATTACATCTAA
- the LOC107906994 gene encoding uncharacterized protein isoform X1 codes for MNVQASKTHQEGIYINRLMALTFKLAQLQSKATRASQLVSKHAPLYYKQLLEQNKHYIQDPPTVEKCNLLSKQLFYTRLASIPSRYGAFQKEMDYVKLMWKKRNEWKIEDAGIATLFGLECFAWYCTGEIVGRGFTFTGYYI; via the exons ATGAACGTTCAAGCTAGCAAAACTCACCAGGAAGGAATTTATATTAATAGG CTAATGGCGTTGACATTCAAGTTAGCTCAGTTGCAGTCCAAGGCAACTCGAGCATCCCAGTTGGTATCAAAGCATGCTCCTCTGTACTACAAGCAGCTACTTGAGCAGAATAAACACTACATTCAGGACCCACCCACTGTTGAGAAATGTAACCTTTTGTCAAAGCAATTATTTTACACTCGTCTAGCCAG CATTCCTAGCCGATACGGGGCATTCCAGAAGGAGATGGATTATGTGAAGCTAATGTGGAAGAAAAGGAATGAATGGAAGATTGAAGATGCAGGAATTGCTACGCTGTTCGGGTTAGAATGTTTTGCTTGGTATTGTACAGGAGAGATTGTTGGTCGAGGTTTCACCTTCACCGGCTATTACATCTAA